In one window of Calypte anna isolate BGI_N300 chromosome 1, bCalAnn1_v1.p, whole genome shotgun sequence DNA:
- the LOC103539004 gene encoding BPI fold-containing family C protein, which translates to MVKFCCSLLLFSLLSGQLNANPGLKVRITQKGLDYAKEVGLEILKQNMEKEHFPDLSGYEKYGLGNVKYNISRIHVTAVEFPSASISFIPGTGIKLVIANASLAVDMNWNIRTWIFKDSGRSTVYISKVFVTAIFSTPLDNMDYKSVSLTSCRTSSGEISIKLNGKKGFLHNFFIKYLKKPIHRTLVTNSCPNIRSGIQLMDENLQSLNVLTPIDDLAEIDYSLSSLPAVFQPFINLDLKGIVYPTGNYTAPPYVAAPFTIPDQRDSMLYLAFSEYFFQTSSFAYYTAGAFNVTIAEETCSYYNISTEIFGSIIPEVAKYSVTPNPVMLRIMATEIPNISLEQDSFTVEIQGSMEVFAVLPDSTSQSLFTMNITANTSIALNIFDQKLMGSLCLNRLQFSLAHSNVGFFEISLLENILSYILQTEVIPSANAKLSKGFPLPNLANVILTRPHITIVQGYMLVSTDVHYKH; encoded by the exons ATGGTGAAGTTTTGCtgttctctcctcctcttcagtTTGTTGAGCGGGCAGCTCAATGCCAACCCTGGACTCAAAGTGAGGATCACCCAGAAGGGGTTGGATTATG CCAAGGAGGTTGGGCTGGAAATCCTGAAGCAGAACATGGAGAAGGAACATTTCCCTGATTTGAGTGGCTATGAGAAATATGGGCTTGGTAATGTCAAGTATAACATCTCAAG AATACATGTCACTGCTGTTGAATTCCCCAGTGCTTCCATCTCCTTCATACCTGGGACTGGGATAAAACTGGTGATTGCAAATGCTTCTCTAGCTGTCGACATGAACTGGAACATCAGGACCTGGATATT CAAAGACAGTGGGAGAAGCACAGTGTACATTTCAAAGGTGTTTGTTACTGCAATTTTTTCAACACCCTTGGATAATATGGATTATAAATCAGTATCACTTACCAGCTGTCGGACAAGTTCTGGTGAGATAAGCATCaagctgaatggaaaaaaagg CTTCCTGCATAACTTCTTTATCAAGTATCTGAAGAAACCCATTCACAGGACCTTGGTCACTAAC TCTTGTCCCAACATCAGATCTGGGATCCAGTTGATGGATGAAAACCTCCAATCACTGAATG TCCTAACACCCATTGATGATTTGGCTGAAATAGACTACTCCTTAAGTAGCCTGCCAGCAGTATTTCAACCATTCATTAACCTGGACTTAAAG GGCATAGTCTACCCGACTGGAAACTATACTGCTCCTCCCTACGTGGCAGCTCCCTTCACTATCCCAGACCAAAGGGACTCCATGCTCTACCTTGCCTTTTCTGAGTATTTCTTCCAGACTTCCTCATTTGCTTATTACACTGCAGGAGCCTTCAATGTCACCATTGCAGAGGAG ACTTGCAGCTATTATAATATAAGCACAGAGATATTTGGCAGTATCATCCCTGAG GTAGCCAAATATTCAGTCACACCCAACCCAGTGATGCTGAGGATAATGGCTACTGAAATACCTAACATCAGCTTAGAGCAAGACTCCTTCACAGTAGAGATCCAAGGCTCCATGGAGGTGTTTGCTGTTCTGCCAGACTCAACCAGCCAGTCATTGTTCACAATGAACATA acaGCCAACACCAGCATCGCTCTGAACATATTTGACCAGAAACTGATGGGCTCACTATGTTTGAACAG GCTCCAGTTCTCCCTAGCCCACTCCAATGTTGGCTTTTTTGAG ATCTCACTTCTGGAGAACATCCTCTCTTACATCTTGCAGACTGAAGTCATTCCATCAGCTAATG ctAAACTTTCAAAAGGATTCCCTCTTCCCAATCTTGCTAATGTGATTTTGACAAGACCACACATTACAATTGTACAG GGATACATGTTGGTTTCTACCGATGTTCACTACAAACACTAA
- the RTCB gene encoding tRNA-splicing ligase RtcB homolog: MSRSYNDELQYLDKIDKNCWRIKKGFVPNMHVEGVFYVNDPLEKLMFEELRNACRGGGAGGFLPAMKQIGNVAALPGIVHRSIGLPDVHSGYGFAIGNMAAFDMNDPEAVVSPGGVGFDINCGVRLLRTNLDESDVQPVKEQLAQAMFDHIPVGVGSKGVIPMNAKDLEEALEMGVDWSLREGYAWAEDKEHCEEYGRMLQADPNKVSSRAKKRGLPQLGTLGAGNHYAEIQVVDEIYNEYAARKMGIDHQGQVCVMIHSGSRGLGHQVATDALVAMEKAMKRDKIIVNDRQLACARIASAEGQDYLKGMAAAGNYAWVNRSSMTFLTRQAFAKVFNTTPDDLDMHVIYDVSHNIAKVEQHVVDGKERTLLVHRKGSTRAFPPHHPLIAVDYQLTGQPVLIGGTMGTCSYVLTGTEQGMTETFGTTCHGAGRALSRAKSRRNLDFQDVLDKLADMGIAIRVASPKLVMEEAPESYKNVTDVVNTCHAAGISKKAIKLRPIAVIKG; encoded by the exons ATGAGCCGCAGCTACAACGATGAGCTGCAGTACTTGGACAAGATCGACAAGAACTGCTGGCGGATCAAGAAGGGCTTCGTGCCCAACATGCAC GTGGAAGGTGTTTTCTACGTAAACGACCCGCTGGAGAAGCTGATGTTCGAGGAGCTGCGCAACGCCTGCCGTGGCGGAG GTGCAGGTGGCTTTTTGCCTGCCATGAAACAGATTGGGAATGTGGCTGCATTACCTGGCATTGTTCAT AGATCAATAGGCCTTCCAGATGTCCATTCTGGCTATGGGTTTGCCATTGGCAACATGGCTGCCTTTGACATGAATGATCCTGAAGCAGTGGTGTCACCAG GTGGGGTGGGGTTTGACATCAACTGTGGTGTCCGCTTACTGCGTACAAATTTGGATGAAAGTGATGTGCAGCCTGTGAAGGAGCAGCTTGCCCAGGCCATGTTTGATCACATTCCTGTTGGTGTTGGCTCCAAAGGTGTCATCCCCATGAATGCTAA GGATTTGGAAGAGGCACTAGAGATGGGTGTGGACTGGTCTCTCCGGGAAGGCTATGCTTGGGCAGAGGACAAGGAGCACTGTGAGGAATATGGAAGAATGCTGCAAGCTGACCCCAACAAGGTCTCCTCAAGAGCAAAGAAGAGGGGCCTGCCTCAG CTGGGGACTCTGGGAGCTGGAAATCACTACGCCGAGATCCAGGTGGTGGATGAGATCTACAACGAGTATGCTGCCAGGAAGATGGGCATCGACCACCAAGGGCAGGTGTGTGTGATGATCCACAGTGGCAGCAGAGGCCTGGGCCACCAAGTTGCTACAG ATGCATTGGTGGCTATGGAAAAAGCTATGAAACGAGACAAAATCATAGTGAATGATCGGCAGCTGGCGTGTGCCAGGATTgcttctgcagagggacaggattACTTGAAGGgaatggcagctgctgggaactATGCGTGGGTCAACCGCTCTTCTATGACTTTTCTAACAAGACAG GCCTTTGCCAAAGTCTTCAACACAACCCCAGATGACCTTGATATGCATGTTATCTATGATGTGTCTCACAACATTGCCAAAGTGGAGCAACACGTAGTAGATGGGAAGGAGCGGACCCTGCTGGTGCACAGAAAGGGATCAACCAGAGCCTTCCCTCCTCACCATCCTCTTATTGCTGTCGATTATCAA CTGACTGGACAGCCTGTTTTGATCGGCGGGACAATGGGCACCTGTAGCTATGTTCTTACTGGCACAGAGCAAGGCATGACTGAAACCTTTGGAACTACTTGCCATGGAGCT GGTCGTGCACTGTCTCGAGCCAAATCTCGACGTAACTTGGACTTCCAGGATGTATTGGACAAGTTGGCTGACATGGGCATTGCCATCCGTGTTGCTTCTCCCAAACTGGTCATGGAAGAA GCACCAGAGTCTTACAAGAATGTGACAGATGTGGTTAACACCTGCCATGCAGCTGGCATCAGCAAGAAAGCCATTAAACTGAGACCAATTGCTGTTATAAAAGGCTAG